The Candidatus Zixiibacteriota bacterium genomic sequence ATCTCTCATTCGGATATGCCGCTCAAGTTAGGGAGCGTGAGGCTGGCAGACACCGTTTTCGACTATGTTTCATCTGAGGTTGCCGGTTATGCTGCCTGTGGATTCGAGGGAATTTATGTTGTCAACCGCAGTGACCCGTCCGACCTGGACATTTCCGCAATGCTCACGGAGGGTGTCCACTTGACATCCGTGGCACTCGTCGGAGATTTTCTATACGCAGGTGATGATTATAATGGCATTCTGATCTACAGTCTGGAAGATCCGCTTAAGCCGTATCTGTTCGATGTCATCTTCTATCCCAAGCCGGTGCGAGACATAGCATTTGACGATGAACGATTCTATATTGCGTATGGCGATTCGGGCGTGATATCCTACGACGTGGGTCTACCCGGGCAACTACTCCGTGGGCGCGAATATCGGACCGAGTCGGCTGCTATTGGCGTCAGTGTGGTCGGAAATCTGCTCTTTGCCGATGATCTGATGGGGGATTTCTACGTGTTCAATCTCGAATCTGACGAGCCGAGGTTCGTTGTTGATGACAGAGATGTGCCAGGCCGCTTCGACTTCCGCCGAAGGAACGATCGTGATTACCTTTTTCTTACTGATAAGATTGGCGGGTTTGACATAATATCGATCGACGAGGGTGCTGAACCGAATCAGGTTTGGCAGTATCCGGGTGCGGACCTCATATCGAGCGTTGCGCTCATTGATAGCTTCGCTGCAATTGCAGGCGCCGACGATGATCTGTCTATCTGGCGTGCCGGAACCGGAACATACCCACAGTTCTTCACCTTCGTGAATTCATCTACCCGGTATTCTTTTGTCACAGGACTTGGATCGGTGCTATTCGTCGCAGAGAACAGTCTTCCAGCGAACAGCTTTATCCATTTGGTGTATTCCGATGAGCCATGTTGCGAGTTTGGCATCAGGAAAAGCCTGCTGGCTGTTTCTGATATTCTCGATATCAAAGCCGAACCGGGTGATAGCGGCACAATAGAGCTGACTGCGTTCGGCCCAAGCGGTGTTACTGTCATAACACTCGGGCTGCCGGGTGATCCGCCAGCTGACAACTACTTCGTGATCGAAGCAACGTTCTCGCCCTCAAGAACCCCGCTCACTGCAGGTGAGAGACACGATGGTTATCTATATACGGCTTCCACCAAGGGAGGAGGCGGTCAGATATTTGATGTGACTTCGCCATCGAGCCACCTGGAGCCGCCGCTCGTTGGATCATTCGATGTGGATGGCAGGGCCTACTGCATTGAGGTCGTAGATTCGATTTGTTATGTTGGCAGTTCCCGGGGGCTGGATATTCGCTCGATGAGCGGTTTCCTCGTCGGAGCGAGACTGGAGATGGTTTTTCCGGAGTATGACGTCTTTGATCTGGAGTTCGACTGGGATGACAGCCTGATGTTTGCCGCGCTTGGTGAAGACGGCGTCGGTGTATTCGATGTCTCGGATATTGGTGCTCCGGAC encodes the following:
- a CDS encoding T9SS type A sorting domain-containing protein; the protein is MPKPLLLPLAALIVLPLLLASADAREVETFSPNLRVSLESDFLWRSVRDVQYQNGLIYLLMVNGLQIYDGGVDFIAPQLVSQLSLDYPYVNMIVGGNNADLLTRDGLLTIADISHSDMPLKLGSVRLADTVFDYVSSEVAGYAACGFEGIYVVNRSDPSDLDISAMLTEGVHLTSVALVGDFLYAGDDYNGILIYSLEDPLKPYLFDVIFYPKPVRDIAFDDERFYIAYGDSGVISYDVGLPGQLLRGREYRTESAAIGVSVVGNLLFADDLMGDFYVFNLESDEPRFVVDDRDVPGRFDFRRRNDRDYLFLTDKIGGFDIISIDEGAEPNQVWQYPGADLISSVALIDSFAAIAGADDDLSIWRAGTGTYPQFFTFVNSSTRYSFVTGLGSVLFVAENSLPANSFIHLVYSDEPCCEFGIRKSLLAVSDILDIKAEPGDSGTIELTAFGPSGVTVITLGLPGDPPADNYFVIEATFSPSRTPLTAGERHDGYLYTASTKGGGGQIFDVTSPSSHLEPPLVGSFDVDGRAYCIEVVDSICYVGSSRGLDIRSMSGFLVGARLEMVFPEYDVFDLEFDWDDSLMFAALGEDGVGVFDVSDIGAPDILTRLSTPGFAEVIDVSGGRLVVSDRYSVLVFDYILDKSSNQPILPSNYALSQNYPNPFNNVTHIEFSIGGDAASRPVELRIFNALGQAVTTLVEGDLQPGVHHFTWNGRDSYGEEVATGVYFYRLTVDDARSAKKMVLLK